A DNA window from Castanea sativa cultivar Marrone di Chiusa Pesio chromosome 7, ASM4071231v1 contains the following coding sequences:
- the LOC142644607 gene encoding uncharacterized protein LOC142644607, producing the protein MQYNPADRIEFKKQIKELLEMKLIVASKSPHSSPAFLVENEAERRIGKKRMVINYKTLNKETIDDGYFLPKKEELLTLIRGKKFNSGLDCKAGFWQVRLDEESQLLTAFSCSQGQYHWKVVPFGLKQAPEIMEDLNELDIEIEETREEMRLLKGKLEHLLFKRRKMQRNLNKKVSRVEGKQSVLAVVPCKLTLTGKEKISVSDKEDYSSGSQSMSDIADKEEYPRIDKENPEKKDIENEPKEKSTLVPLGIKFRVNADYPEKGISFEQWKTFASIIRKDDGSKYLDNRFFSTDNGDLSKFNILAGMQPKLCYQLFLSGLIDNIYPVRNLAELEFFPYGFKKAVENYQKRALKNSDRELFLSVQSSLPWWDNNGEFHSPYCFVRLGTKNNNQAFKEPVQREELIFTEQHLEDLRAEGLFRIYKNTLTTISQSKEIRVNYKTSKVLMTSYFNKKMSDEDFKKFRAYKNYFLTNTLDADEATKIKFCEKVRKCQSTDHMCPHCISSPINVPTDVEMESQEDDPCEDV; encoded by the exons ATGCAGTATAACCCAGCTGATCGAATTGAATTCAAGAAACAGATAAAAGAACTATTAGAAATGAAACTAATAGTAGCAAGTAAATCGCCTCATAGTTCACCAGCATTTTTGGTTGAAAATGAAGCAGAAAGAAGAATAGGTAAAAAGAGAATGGTCATCAATTATAAAACTCTTAACAAAGAAACTATTGATGATGGTTACTTTCTACCTAAGAAAGAAGAACTTCTGACGCTTATCAGAGGAAAGAAATTTAATTCTGGTTTAGACTGTAAAGCAGGATTCTGGCAGGTAAGACTTGATGAAGAAAGTCAGTTATTAACTGCTTTCAGCTGTTCTCAAGGACAATATCATTGGAAAGTAGTGCCGTTTGGTCTCAAACAAGCACCAG AAATAATGGAAGATCTCAATGAACTCGACATAGAAATTGAGGAAACTCGAGAAGAAATGAGACTCCTAAAAGGAAAACTCGAACATCTCCTATTCAAACGGAGGAAGATGCAAAGGAACCTTAATAAAAAGGTCTCCCGAGTAGAAGGAAAACAGTCAGTATTGGCTGTAGTACCATGTAAGCTCACCCTTACTGGTAAGGAAAAGATCTCTGTGAGTGACAAGGAAGACTACTCGAGTGGAAGTCAAAGTATGAGCGACATCGCAGACAAGGAAGAATATCCGAGGATTGACAAGGAAAATCCTGAAAAGAAAGATATCGAGAACGAACCCAAGGAAAAGAGTACTCTTGTACCTCTTGGTATTAAGTTCAGAGTTAATGCAGATTATCCTGAAAAGGGTATATCTTTTGAGCAATGGAAGACATTTGCTAGTATTATCCGAAAGGATGATGGTAGTAAATATCTAGACAATAGGTTTTTCTCAACTGACAATGGAGATCTCTCCAAGTTTAATATTCTTGCAGGTATGCAGCCTAAGCTATGTTATCAGTTGTTCCTTTCCGGATTAATTGATAATATTTACCCAGTAAGAAATCTAGCGGAACTTGAATTCTTTCCTTACGGATTCAAGAAGGCGGTGGAAAATTACCAGAAAAGAGCTCTTAAGAACTCTGATCGTGAATTATTCTTAAGTGTTCAGTCCAGCCTACCATGGTGGGATAACAATGGAGAATTCCATAGCCCCTACTGTTTTGTTCGACTTGGAACGAAGAATAATAATCAAGCCTTCAAGGAACCAGTCCAACGTGAAGAACTCATATTTACAGAACAACATCTTGAAGACCTTCGTGCTGAAGGATTGTTCCGAATCtacaaaaatacccttactACTATTTCTCAAAGTAAGGAGATAAGAGTTAATTACAAGACCAGCAAAGTCCTCATGACAAGCTACTTCAACAAGAAGATGTCAGATGAGGACTTCAAGAAGTTTCGTGCTTATAAAAATTACTTTCTCACAAATACTCTTGATGCTGACGAAGCAACCAAGATAAAGTTTTGTGAAAAAGTCAGAAAATGCCAAAGTACTGATCACATGTGTCCCCACTGTATCTCATCACCAATTAATGTGCCCACAGACGTGGAAATGGAAAGTCAAGAAGACGACCCATGTGAAGACGTGTGA
- the LOC142643129 gene encoding uncharacterized protein LOC142643129 yields MNLRIVSWNVRGLNEQDKLLQVRNLIRKWKANIVCLQETKMELINRGVICSLWGGQHVDWLYLGSVGASGGVLLMWDNRVVDKLEEAPFRVSDIQTIRFSCSSLQFPSERSGSANFTTAMHRFSAFISEHSLVDLPLVGGNFTWSNSREVASRSRLDRFLLSADWEEKFPSVCQCRLSRLLSDHFPIILEGGNLYRGRKPFRLENMWLKDEGFLERLYSETEVHKPLLDEVVFSRISEEDASWLDSLFDEDEVFGVLHDFNGYKAPGPDGFTMTFFSLVGAW; encoded by the exons ATGAATTTGAGAATTGTTTCATGGAATGTGAGAGGGCTGAATGAGCAGGATAAGCTGCTTCAGGTTAGAAATTTGATCCGAAAGTGGAAAGCAAATATTGTCTGTTTGCAAGAAACTAAGATGGAGTTAATTAATAGAGGTGTCATTTGTAGTTTGTGGGGAGGGCAGCATGTGGATTGGCTCTACTTAGGCTCTGTGGGTGCTTCAGGTGGGGTTTTATTGATGTGGGACAACAGAGTTGTGGATAAGCTGGAGGAAGCG CCGTTTAGGGTATCAGACATTCAGACTATCAGGTTCAGTTGTTCTTCACTTCAG TTTCCTTCTGAACGCTCTGGTTCTGCAAATTTCACTACAGCTATGCATAGGTTTTCAGCTTTTATTTCCGAGCATAGCCTTGTTGATCTGCCTTTGGTTGGGGGGAATTTCACTTGGTCTAATTCTAGAGAGGTTGCTTCTAGATCTAGATTGGACAGATTTTTGTTGTCAGCAGATTGGGAGGAGAAATTTCCATCTGTTTGTCAATGCCGCCTATCTAGGTTGCTTTCGGATCATTTCCCAATCATTCTTGAGGGTGGAAATTTATACAGAGGCAGAAAACCTTTTAGGTTGGAGAACATGTGGTTAAAGGATGAGGGCTTTTTGGAAAGG TTATACTCGGAGACTGAGGTACACAAACCTCTTTTGGATGAGGTTGTTTTCTCTAGAATTTCTGAGGAAGATGCCTCTTGGTTGGACAGTCTTTTTGATGAGGATGAAGTATTTGGTGTGCTACATGACTTCAATGGTTATAAAGCGCCAGGTCCGGATGGTTTTACAATGACATTTTTTAGTCTTGTTGGAGCATGGTGA